The Sediminispirochaeta smaragdinae DSM 11293 genome has a segment encoding these proteins:
- a CDS encoding orotate phosphoribosyltransferase: MNSRHKAHEYAVALAEASLTIGAIRLSPEKPFLWASGYHMPIYNDNRMLLSSWESRNLVASAFRLMLEEEDGFDIIAGTATAGIPHATTLADLLRLPLVYVRSSSKGHGMGNRIEGIASPDDLAAKRLVLVEDLISTGGSSIAALNALRECGAEVPLCLAIFSYGLDKAADAFSTLDPACRCHPILDYNTLIDVARRRGDIDSEEEKQLRSWRSDPFGWGEKNGFPPKKGE, translated from the coding sequence ATGAACAGCAGGCATAAAGCACATGAATATGCGGTTGCTCTCGCAGAGGCAAGCCTTACCATAGGGGCAATCCGCCTGAGCCCCGAGAAACCCTTTCTCTGGGCGTCCGGCTATCATATGCCGATTTATAATGATAACCGAATGCTGCTTTCTTCTTGGGAATCCCGAAACCTGGTGGCATCTGCCTTTCGTCTCATGCTCGAAGAGGAAGACGGCTTCGACATCATCGCCGGTACAGCTACCGCAGGAATCCCCCATGCAACTACGCTGGCCGATCTGCTCAGGCTTCCTCTGGTCTATGTCCGTTCTTCATCCAAGGGCCACGGCATGGGCAACCGGATAGAAGGGATTGCATCCCCGGATGATCTTGCGGCCAAGCGCCTCGTTTTGGTAGAGGACCTTATATCCACCGGCGGCAGCAGTATTGCCGCCCTTAATGCCCTTCGGGAATGCGGGGCCGAGGTACCCCTCTGCCTCGCCATCTTTTCCTACGGCCTGGATAAGGCGGCCGATGCCTTCTCGACCTTAGATCCGGCATGCCGCTGCCATCCCATTCTTGATTACAACACGCTTATCGACGTGGCCCGCCGCCGTGGTGATATTGATTCGGAAGAAGAGAAGCAACTTCGCAGCTGGAGAAGCGATCCCTTTGGATGGGGAGAAAAAAACGGTTTCCCGCCGAAAAAAGGAGAGTGA
- the pyrF gene encoding orotidine-5'-phosphate decarboxylase — protein MYIESLRTSAQKQGNIVCLGLDPLPEHFPFEELPPAQRVIKTFETLFDRMITRSLYPAAFKPNIGYYHRLDRPREGNFSGSKTLAQVLTMIEEAFPGVPVILDAKRGDIASSSANYAQEAFACWKADAVTVAPYMGSDSTGPFVSWCEKGKGVYILNRTSNPSGAELQNLELRDDAGGLAPLYMTVARAIAESAARFPGCGAVVGATNPQELGRLSAFYASKQVPLLIPGVGGQGGSAGVTVRTLSQSGYPIDLARINSSSGITHPWVKQKLAPPPDWDRLSTDALARLIEEISREF, from the coding sequence ATGTATATAGAGTCATTGCGTACAAGTGCGCAGAAACAGGGCAATATCGTCTGTCTCGGATTGGATCCGCTGCCCGAGCACTTTCCCTTTGAAGAGCTTCCTCCGGCCCAACGGGTGATAAAGACCTTCGAAACCCTTTTTGACCGTATGATCACCCGTTCGCTCTATCCCGCTGCCTTTAAGCCGAATATCGGTTATTATCATCGGCTGGATCGGCCTCGTGAGGGAAATTTTTCGGGAAGTAAGACCCTTGCACAGGTCTTGACGATGATCGAGGAAGCCTTTCCCGGTGTTCCCGTCATCCTCGACGCAAAGCGGGGAGACATTGCAAGCAGCAGTGCGAACTATGCCCAGGAGGCCTTTGCCTGCTGGAAGGCCGATGCTGTGACAGTAGCCCCCTACATGGGCAGTGATTCCACCGGTCCCTTTGTCTCCTGGTGCGAAAAGGGAAAGGGGGTCTATATCCTGAACCGTACCAGTAATCCCAGTGGCGCGGAGCTCCAGAACTTGGAACTTCGTGACGATGCGGGAGGACTTGCTCCGCTCTACATGACGGTAGCCCGGGCCATAGCCGAGAGCGCCGCTCGCTTTCCCGGCTGCGGGGCTGTGGTCGGGGCTACCAATCCCCAGGAGCTTGGCCGTCTCTCCGCTTTTTACGCATCGAAGCAGGTTCCTCTCCTTATTCCCGGTGTCGGCGGCCAGGGGGGCAGTGCCGGGGTGACGGTCCGCACGCTTTCGCAAAGCGGCTATCCCATCGATCTTGCACGAATAAACTCATCCAGCGGTATCACCCATCCCTGGGTGAAGCAGAAACTTGCTCCTCCCCCGGATTGGGATAGGCTTTCCACCGATGCCCTTGCCCGGCTCATTGAGGAGATCAGCCGTGAGTTCTGA
- a CDS encoding dihydroorotate dehydrogenase produces MSSEKDRFGLSWPKDAGSRREALRSRLGCGEGRFGGFATVSGILSTRPEMIRELDRRIPGLVMITTKSYQLVPNPGNREPIIVETSAGSFGNAVGLRNPGMEKALEELIRLRSSWKMRALLNVSLSGSSPEEFVRLAEGFSPVADTLELNFSCPHAAPGYGMSIGVDPELVERYVKAIREVTDLPLLPKLTPNTEDIGAVAEAAMRAGADGLVAVNTFGPELYIEKHSGKPILMNIHGGKGGKSGRWIHREAVEKVRSIREQVGADPLIIGMGGVEDATGVIAMREAGADVVGIGSAFAMVRPEDWEGWFEELAPSDGAEKNGRTAVPRIEKPQMVYRPYRIRSARSGIGGLRRITLDGRVPFEAGQFVFLWIPGVGEKPFSVALSDPLTFLVRERGEMTRALCALEAGDTLYMRGMYGSGARLPATRRAWILAGGTGLAVVPTLASALSGRGSKLSIFMALSDREAAAGTMRDADTLFSKELSALGSYQVVQDDGVIGRAVKVFAGELAAEGSAAESALYVIGPAPFMEAAAATGRAAGIPADRISLSIETSTRCGVGLCGECVCAGKLTCREGTFFTLTELEVRGVKPGDFSDDH; encoded by the coding sequence GTGAGTTCTGAGAAAGATCGCTTCGGCCTTTCCTGGCCGAAAGATGCCGGCAGCAGGCGGGAGGCGCTTCGAAGTCGGCTCGGTTGCGGCGAAGGGCGTTTCGGTGGTTTTGCCACGGTAAGCGGTATCCTCTCAACCCGCCCTGAGATGATTCGGGAACTCGATCGCCGTATCCCCGGTTTGGTGATGATTACCACCAAGAGCTACCAGCTTGTCCCGAATCCGGGGAACCGGGAGCCTATCATCGTCGAGACCTCCGCAGGCTCTTTTGGAAACGCCGTAGGTCTGCGCAATCCCGGGATGGAAAAGGCTCTCGAAGAACTGATTCGCCTCAGAAGTTCCTGGAAGATGCGTGCGCTGCTGAACGTAAGCCTCTCCGGCAGCAGCCCGGAGGAGTTCGTTCGTCTTGCCGAGGGCTTTTCCCCTGTTGCGGACACCCTTGAACTCAACTTTTCCTGTCCCCATGCTGCGCCGGGCTACGGCATGAGTATCGGGGTCGATCCTGAGCTTGTGGAGCGTTACGTCAAGGCAATCCGTGAGGTGACGGACCTTCCGCTTCTTCCAAAGCTCACGCCCAACACCGAGGATATCGGGGCTGTGGCTGAAGCGGCAATGAGGGCGGGGGCCGACGGCCTTGTTGCGGTCAACACCTTCGGACCCGAGCTCTACATCGAAAAACACTCCGGTAAGCCGATACTGATGAACATCCACGGAGGAAAGGGCGGAAAGTCAGGACGTTGGATTCACCGCGAGGCCGTGGAAAAGGTTCGGAGCATCAGAGAGCAGGTCGGGGCAGATCCCCTTATCATCGGTATGGGCGGGGTCGAAGATGCGACGGGCGTGATCGCCATGCGGGAGGCCGGGGCCGATGTCGTTGGCATCGGCAGCGCCTTTGCCATGGTGAGGCCTGAAGATTGGGAGGGATGGTTCGAGGAACTTGCCCCCTCGGATGGGGCAGAAAAAAACGGACGTACGGCTGTTCCAAGGATAGAAAAGCCTCAGATGGTCTATCGTCCCTATCGGATACGCTCGGCGCGGTCGGGAATCGGGGGCTTGCGTCGAATCACCCTCGACGGAAGGGTTCCCTTTGAGGCCGGGCAGTTTGTGTTCCTCTGGATTCCCGGAGTAGGGGAGAAGCCCTTTTCCGTCGCCCTTTCCGATCCTCTCACCTTTTTGGTTCGTGAGCGGGGCGAGATGACCCGTGCTCTCTGTGCCCTGGAAGCGGGGGATACCCTGTACATGCGGGGAATGTACGGCAGCGGCGCAAGGCTTCCTGCTACCCGGCGGGCCTGGATCCTTGCCGGGGGAACGGGACTTGCCGTGGTTCCCACCCTTGCCTCTGCCCTATCCGGCAGGGGAAGCAAGCTTTCGATTTTCATGGCCCTTTCCGATCGGGAAGCGGCGGCAGGGACGATGCGTGATGCCGACACCCTCTTTTCCAAAGAACTTTCCGCTTTGGGATCATACCAGGTGGTTCAGGACGATGGGGTGATCGGCAGGGCTGTCAAGGTTTTCGCCGGCGAGCTTGCTGCAGAGGGATCGGCGGCGGAGAGTGCCCTTTATGTTATCGGCCCGGCCCCCTTCATGGAGGCCGCAGCAGCAACAGGCCGGGCCGCCGGGATTCCTGCGGATCGAATCAGCCTCAGCATAGAGACATCCACCCGTTGCGGTGTGGGGCTCTGTGGCGAATGTGTCTGTGCCGGAAAGCTCACCTGCAGAGAGGGAACCTTTTTCACCCTTACCGAGCTTGAGGTGCGGGGCGTAAAGCCGGGAGATTTTTCCGATGATCATTGA
- a CDS encoding dihydroorotase, translated as MIIDPHVHLRDWEQIDKESLYHGMESAMLCGVSALFDMPNCQPPLIDEYHIRRRLSDAAGAAEMLSARTGKSAPFYALYGGLTSDGDQVAEMVALWRELFPRLIGMKLFAGRSTGSLAVVEKERQEAIWKRLARESYKGLVAVHCEKEGLFSPELWDPAKPSTHSLARPEEAEVASVADQIASARLAGFSGTLHICHISSPEALHLVEEARKASAAGELSFRITCGATPHHLLLDSSLVPEGEEGLLFKVNPPLRSPESRSVLWNALVNGRIDWIESDHAPHRIDDKRKGFASGLPSLVAWPLLIREMRRVGTTEEKIEMLTAGNAIRCFGLESGELSDYSKESAGPDDAAIHALCGRYEANAWSRYLTF; from the coding sequence ATGATCATTGATCCTCATGTTCACCTTCGCGACTGGGAACAGATAGACAAGGAAAGCCTGTACCACGGCATGGAGAGTGCCATGCTCTGCGGGGTCTCTGCCCTTTTCGATATGCCCAACTGTCAGCCGCCTTTAATCGACGAGTATCATATCCGCAGGCGACTTTCCGATGCCGCAGGGGCCGCAGAGATGCTCTCTGCACGTACCGGAAAATCCGCGCCCTTTTATGCCCTTTACGGGGGGCTTACTTCTGACGGAGACCAGGTTGCCGAGATGGTAGCCCTCTGGCGGGAACTTTTCCCCCGGCTCATCGGTATGAAGCTTTTTGCCGGTCGATCAACCGGCTCTCTGGCCGTTGTTGAAAAAGAACGGCAAGAAGCGATTTGGAAACGTCTTGCCCGGGAATCATATAAGGGCCTTGTAGCGGTCCATTGCGAAAAGGAGGGGCTCTTTTCCCCTGAGCTTTGGGACCCTGCGAAGCCTTCCACCCACTCCCTGGCCCGTCCTGAGGAGGCGGAAGTTGCTTCGGTCGCCGATCAGATAGCATCCGCACGACTGGCCGGCTTTTCCGGAACACTTCATATTTGCCATATCTCCTCACCTGAGGCCCTTCACCTGGTTGAAGAGGCAAGGAAGGCCTCGGCTGCCGGCGAGCTTTCCTTTCGCATCACATGTGGGGCGACCCCTCACCATCTGCTTCTGGACAGCTCACTGGTTCCGGAGGGAGAAGAGGGGCTGCTTTTTAAGGTCAATCCCCCCTTACGCTCTCCCGAGAGCAGGAGCGTGCTTTGGAATGCTCTTGTGAACGGACGAATCGATTGGATCGAGAGCGATCATGCACCCCACCGTATCGATGATAAGCGGAAGGGCTTTGCTTCCGGCCTTCCATCCTTGGTTGCCTGGCCCCTCCTCATAAGGGAGATGCGGCGAGTCGGTACGACAGAGGAGAAGATCGAGATGCTCACCGCCGGGAATGCTATCCGCTGTTTCGGCCTTGAGTCCGGGGAGTTGTCCGACTATTCAAAGGAAAGCGCAGGACCGGATGATGCAGCCATTCACGCCCTTTGTGGACGTTATGAGGCAAATGCTTGGAGTAGATACTTGACCTTCTGA
- a CDS encoding MATE family efflux transporter — protein MDRSKMMGTGSIPRLLLNFSLPAIAGMMVQATYNIVDRIYIGNGIGPMGIAGATVGFPVMLVIMAFGMLIGIGGASALSIALGKNDREFARKILGNSFTLLIIVSLLLMVLGLIFLDPMLKLFGASEQSLPYARDYLSVILLGVLVNQIGFGLNNFIRGEGNPRAAMITMLIGAGINIILDPVFIFVLDMGIRGAAIATVISQFVSSLWVLSYFFGPKSVLSITLAGMRLDRTTVLRIFGLGSAPFVMQLTSSVFNMILNNQLQRYGGDLAISSMGIIYSILMFIMMPIFGLNQGAQPLIGYNYGARSFARVRHTIWLAIFAATAITSLGFCLAQLFPSKLIAFFAPGNDNLLAMAVPAIRKFFLMLPLVGFQVVSSNYFQATGQPQKAMILSMSRQVLFLIPLIVFLPSFLGLNGIWFAPPISDFLAAMVTGFFFLRDLALLKKEPLFTEAQNG, from the coding sequence ATGGACAGATCAAAAATGATGGGCACGGGGAGTATACCTCGCCTCTTGCTCAACTTCTCACTGCCTGCCATCGCCGGCATGATGGTACAGGCTACCTATAACATCGTAGACAGAATCTACATCGGAAACGGGATTGGCCCCATGGGAATTGCCGGTGCCACCGTGGGTTTTCCCGTTATGCTCGTTATTATGGCCTTTGGTATGTTGATCGGAATCGGTGGAGCGTCGGCACTCTCTATCGCCCTGGGGAAAAATGACCGGGAGTTTGCCCGCAAGATACTGGGGAACTCCTTTACACTGCTGATCATTGTCTCTCTTCTGCTTATGGTCCTTGGGTTGATCTTTCTTGATCCCATGTTGAAGCTTTTCGGGGCCAGTGAACAATCGCTTCCCTATGCCAGGGATTATCTGAGCGTTATCCTGCTCGGTGTCCTGGTCAATCAGATTGGATTCGGTCTCAATAACTTTATTCGAGGCGAAGGAAATCCTCGGGCGGCCATGATCACCATGCTGATTGGGGCGGGAATCAACATCATCCTTGATCCTGTTTTTATCTTTGTGCTCGATATGGGGATTCGCGGAGCAGCCATAGCAACGGTTATCAGCCAGTTTGTCAGCAGCCTTTGGGTCCTCAGCTACTTCTTCGGTCCGAAAAGTGTTCTCTCCATCACCCTTGCCGGGATGCGTTTGGATCGGACCACCGTGTTGCGAATATTTGGACTCGGCAGTGCCCCCTTTGTTATGCAGCTGACCTCCAGCGTGTTTAACATGATTCTCAACAACCAACTGCAACGATACGGTGGTGATCTTGCGATTAGCAGCATGGGGATCATCTATTCCATACTCATGTTCATTATGATGCCTATTTTCGGCCTGAACCAGGGAGCCCAGCCTCTGATCGGCTACAACTACGGAGCACGTTCCTTCGCCCGCGTACGGCATACCATTTGGCTTGCCATCTTTGCCGCCACGGCAATTACCAGCCTCGGCTTCTGCCTTGCCCAGCTTTTTCCCTCAAAGCTGATCGCTTTCTTTGCTCCGGGGAACGATAACCTTCTTGCCATGGCCGTTCCTGCCATTAGGAAATTCTTTCTGATGTTGCCGTTAGTGGGGTTTCAAGTGGTTTCCTCCAACTATTTTCAAGCCACCGGCCAGCCTCAGAAGGCTATGATTCTTTCCATGAGTCGTCAGGTGCTGTTCCTCATTCCGCTTATTGTTTTTTTGCCCTCGTTTCTCGGATTGAACGGAATTTGGTTTGCGCCCCCTATTTCCGATTTTCTTGCCGCGATGGTCACCGGATTTTTCTTTTTGCGAGATCTTGCACTGTTAAAAAAAGAACCGCTTTTCACCGAGGCGCAAAACGGGTAG
- a CDS encoding ribose-phosphate diphosphokinase: MQNVVIVGTVADNPVVEDVAHHLQQHEDYSDLISLKSFVNTEFCPRFIISDRSNDQPGRQLEGKAVVIISTNYGSSSRDELAMRTLLIARAARDNGADKVILLEPDLFYSAQDRGPRREHGYTAFVRNEEDYQKFDGQPFSARLYADLLKAAGVDEIVTVHNHSVSVQAIFMDRFEGRFHNLLPDDLYADYISDSDVVSQKGMVLCAPDKGALDFVRRVKKSVGRDDVPLVFLDKCRKDERCVEIDLSPESEIALSDLAGRDIVIIDDMVRTGNTIIEACRLLKSAGPNRIVFFVTHFYSSRECRSNLNDSVLDEIVTTSTIPEILNRDVQGRLRHKMVVLQLSRWISNYLLRIIQPDSTPLPPPFYNEDMSSKNPRWKGHMGPLFSVR, from the coding sequence ATGCAAAATGTGGTGATTGTTGGAACCGTGGCCGACAATCCTGTTGTGGAAGATGTAGCCCATCATCTCCAGCAGCACGAGGATTACTCCGATCTTATTAGTCTGAAAAGTTTTGTGAACACCGAATTTTGTCCCCGTTTCATCATTTCCGACAGATCCAACGACCAGCCCGGCAGGCAGCTCGAAGGGAAGGCCGTTGTGATCATCAGCACCAATTACGGGAGCAGCAGCCGGGATGAGCTTGCGATGCGTACGCTCCTTATTGCAAGGGCTGCGCGGGACAACGGGGCCGATAAGGTGATTCTTCTCGAACCCGATCTGTTTTACAGCGCTCAGGACAGGGGGCCGAGACGCGAGCACGGTTATACCGCCTTCGTGAGAAACGAAGAGGATTATCAGAAATTCGACGGCCAGCCCTTTTCCGCCCGCCTCTATGCCGATCTGCTCAAGGCGGCGGGGGTCGATGAAATCGTGACCGTGCACAACCATTCTGTTTCCGTTCAGGCTATTTTCATGGACCGTTTTGAGGGGCGCTTTCATAATCTTCTTCCCGATGATCTCTATGCGGACTACATCAGCGATTCCGATGTTGTTTCACAGAAGGGAATGGTACTCTGTGCTCCCGACAAGGGCGCACTTGATTTCGTGCGACGTGTGAAAAAGTCCGTCGGAAGAGATGATGTTCCCCTTGTCTTTCTTGACAAGTGCCGTAAAGACGAACGATGTGTGGAGATCGATCTGTCGCCCGAATCCGAGATCGCGCTTTCCGATCTTGCCGGAAGGGATATCGTCATTATCGACGACATGGTCCGAACGGGAAATACCATCATCGAGGCGTGTCGTCTTCTCAAGAGCGCCGGTCCGAATCGTATCGTCTTTTTCGTAACCCACTTCTATTCGAGCCGGGAGTGCAGAAGCAATCTCAACGATTCCGTTCTCGATGAGATTGTTACCACCAGTACCATCCCCGAGATTTTGAATCGGGATGTACAGGGACGTTTGCGACATAAGATGGTTGTCCTCCAGCTTTCCCGCTGGATAAGTAACTACCTTTTGCGGATCATTCAGCCCGATTCGACTCCTCTTCCGCCCCCCTTCTACAACGAGGATATGTCCAGCAAGAACCCCCGTTGGAAGGGACATATGGGCCCACTTTTTTCTGTAAGATAG
- a CDS encoding glycosyltransferase family 4 protein, which yields MAKQVPDTFRVAIICGKLGDVDGVSLEVDKWIDVLLAQGHEIYTFAGFYPKPLSSIPEERQFVVSDLRFGSEDQLEYENWFFPHLRSGPFRLSDDRKERLLEKLEDQGNRLANELFGMIQRYGIDVIIAQNTNAMPMALLAGMAVYKLSTERRVATIFHHHDFWWERSRFSHNHIEELLGMIMPPAEPGLEHVVLSSYAEHILRSFKRVHPRVIPNCEDFEHPPKKDDYNGHFRAELGFSDDDILIIQPTRIVRRKRIEDSVELVGRFLLRYPELASRVRFVISLYQGDEPDQDYIGQIRSMCKDRKIDLRLISDRVAAQRGNDEQGRMMFTNRDVLVNADLVTYLPVWEGFGNALLEAVAAKVPIVTTTYLVYKTDIKIAGFDNIEIRDIYDEENRLIIPDSAVEEMHRLLQDGERRARMVEHNFEVGAREFGLASLRRLLRETFDDYGDEIRASRKRIEKSRREYPV from the coding sequence ATGGCAAAACAGGTACCCGACACCTTCCGTGTGGCAATCATTTGTGGAAAACTGGGTGATGTTGACGGTGTTTCTCTCGAGGTCGACAAGTGGATTGACGTCCTTCTCGCCCAGGGGCATGAGATCTATACCTTTGCGGGCTTCTACCCGAAACCCCTCTCCTCGATACCCGAGGAAAGGCAGTTTGTTGTTTCCGATCTCCGTTTCGGTAGTGAGGATCAACTCGAGTATGAGAATTGGTTTTTCCCCCATCTTCGCAGCGGCCCTTTTCGGCTTTCCGACGACCGTAAGGAGCGTTTGCTTGAGAAGCTTGAGGATCAGGGGAATAGGCTGGCAAACGAGCTCTTCGGTATGATTCAGCGCTATGGTATCGATGTGATCATCGCACAGAATACAAATGCCATGCCGATGGCACTGCTTGCGGGTATGGCGGTATACAAGCTTTCGACGGAGCGGCGGGTCGCCACCATTTTCCATCACCACGATTTCTGGTGGGAACGGAGTCGTTTCAGCCACAATCATATCGAAGAACTCCTCGGCATGATCATGCCCCCCGCCGAACCGGGGCTCGAACATGTGGTTCTTTCAAGTTATGCCGAACATATCCTGCGCTCCTTTAAGCGGGTTCATCCCCGGGTGATTCCCAATTGTGAGGATTTTGAGCATCCACCGAAAAAGGATGATTATAACGGCCATTTTCGCGCCGAACTTGGTTTTTCCGATGATGATATCCTCATTATCCAGCCGACGCGAATCGTCAGAAGAAAGCGGATCGAGGACTCGGTGGAACTGGTTGGGCGCTTCCTGCTCCGTTATCCGGAGCTGGCCTCCAGGGTGCGTTTCGTCATCAGCCTGTACCAGGGAGATGAACCCGATCAGGACTACATCGGTCAGATCCGTTCCATGTGTAAGGATCGAAAGATTGATTTACGGCTCATCAGCGACAGGGTCGCCGCTCAGCGAGGAAATGATGAACAGGGGCGGATGATGTTTACAAATCGGGATGTGCTGGTCAATGCCGATCTGGTCACCTATCTCCCCGTCTGGGAAGGGTTCGGCAATGCACTTCTGGAAGCGGTTGCAGCAAAGGTGCCGATCGTGACGACAACCTACCTGGTCTATAAAACCGATATAAAGATTGCCGGTTTCGATAATATCGAAATACGTGATATCTACGACGAAGAAAACCGCCTCATTATCCCCGATTCTGCGGTAGAAGAGATGCATCGGCTTCTGCAGGATGGTGAACGAAGAGCGCGAATGGTTGAGCACAACTTTGAGGTGGGTGCCCGTGAGTTCGGGCTTGCAAGCCTCCGGCGTCTTCTCAGGGAAACCTTTGACGACTACGGCGATGAGATTCGTGCAAGCCGAAAAAGGATCGAGAAGAGCCGAAGGGAATATCCGGTATAG
- a CDS encoding nitrilase-related carbon-nitrogen hydrolase: MKVAICQFEPRLGEAEENRKRMVELLASIDAELVVLPELAVSGYNFASPKQLLSLAEEAEGKTAEALTSLAKKTGARYVVGIPEASGGKLYNSAIMVGPQGLEGSYRKVHLFYKEKEFFQSGEAPFALIDVDGVKIGLLICFDHMFPEAARTLALKGAQIICHPSNLVLPEYGQLTSRVRALENRVFWLLANRTGREKGAAGELSYTGASQIVSCDGSLLARAQGSEKGANEIIYADIDPRKAKNKAVTALNDLFEDRRPAFYSL, translated from the coding sequence ATGAAGGTGGCCATCTGCCAGTTTGAACCCCGCCTGGGAGAGGCGGAAGAAAACCGCAAACGGATGGTCGAGCTTTTAGCGTCCATCGATGCAGAGCTTGTGGTGCTGCCCGAGCTCGCCGTCAGCGGTTATAACTTTGCATCCCCAAAGCAGCTGCTCTCTCTTGCCGAAGAGGCGGAGGGAAAAACAGCTGAGGCTCTCACATCTCTTGCAAAGAAAACCGGTGCCCGATATGTCGTCGGTATTCCCGAGGCTTCCGGCGGGAAACTCTACAACAGCGCCATTATGGTTGGTCCACAGGGGCTTGAGGGAAGCTACCGCAAGGTCCATCTCTTTTATAAGGAGAAGGAGTTCTTTCAGTCCGGCGAGGCCCCCTTCGCCCTGATCGACGTCGACGGGGTAAAGATCGGGCTTCTGATCTGTTTCGACCATATGTTCCCCGAAGCGGCACGGACCCTGGCCCTAAAGGGAGCACAGATCATCTGCCATCCCTCCAACCTGGTGCTTCCGGAGTACGGCCAGCTTACAAGTCGTGTCAGGGCACTGGAGAACCGGGTCTTCTGGCTTTTGGCAAACAGGACAGGGCGAGAGAAAGGAGCGGCGGGAGAGCTTTCCTATACCGGTGCAAGCCAAATCGTCTCCTGCGACGGATCGCTTCTCGCCCGCGCGCAAGGAAGCGAAAAGGGAGCAAACGAAATCATCTATGCCGATATCGATCCCCGGAAGGCAAAAAACAAGGCGGTAACGGCGCTGAACGACCTCTTTGAAGACCGTCGCCCTGCGTTCTATAGCTTATGA
- a CDS encoding iron-containing alcohol dehydrogenase — MEQFSTYIPTQIQFGPGSLESLGREKLPGKKALIVVSAGGSMKRHGYLDRTAALLKKQGIDSVIFDKILPNPILSHVMEGAALARQEGCDFVLGLGGGSSIDSAKSIAVMVNNPGDYWDYINGGSGKGKPVTEAVLPIVAITTTAGTGTEADPWTVITNQDKNEKIGFGTPDTFPTLSIVDPELMLSVPPKLTAYQGFDAFFHAAEGYIANIATPISDLYALESVRLVSRYLPRVVADGNDIEARSKVALANTLSGMVESTSSCTSEHSMEHALSAFKPELPHGAGLIMLSKAYFTHFASVVPQRLATLAEAMGEETSAVPEADRAMLMVTALEKLQRACGVDELKMSDYGLEKAQIPAYAQNARNTMGGLFEMDRAPLNTQDVIAIYEKAYR, encoded by the coding sequence ATGGAACAGTTTTCCACCTATATTCCTACCCAAATTCAGTTCGGTCCTGGATCGCTCGAAAGTCTCGGACGTGAAAAACTGCCGGGAAAAAAGGCGCTCATCGTTGTTTCGGCCGGCGGTTCAATGAAGCGCCATGGCTACCTCGACAGGACGGCGGCTCTTCTGAAAAAGCAGGGAATCGATTCGGTTATCTTTGATAAAATTCTGCCCAACCCGATTCTTTCCCACGTCATGGAGGGAGCGGCTCTGGCAAGGCAAGAGGGTTGCGACTTTGTCCTTGGTCTGGGAGGAGGAAGCAGCATCGACTCGGCAAAGAGTATCGCCGTCATGGTGAATAATCCTGGAGACTACTGGGATTACATCAACGGCGGCAGTGGTAAGGGAAAGCCGGTTACCGAAGCAGTGCTGCCCATTGTTGCGATAACGACCACCGCAGGCACCGGTACCGAGGCAGATCCCTGGACCGTTATCACCAACCAGGATAAAAATGAAAAAATCGGTTTCGGCACCCCCGACACCTTCCCCACCCTCTCCATCGTCGATCCCGAACTTATGCTTTCGGTCCCGCCAAAACTGACCGCCTACCAGGGCTTCGATGCCTTCTTTCATGCAGCAGAGGGGTATATCGCCAATATTGCCACGCCTATCAGCGACCTCTACGCCCTTGAAAGCGTACGACTGGTCAGCCGATACCTCCCCAGGGTCGTTGCGGATGGAAACGACATCGAGGCAAGAAGTAAGGTTGCCCTGGCCAACACCCTTTCGGGGATGGTGGAATCTACCTCAAGTTGTACCTCGGAGCACAGCATGGAGCATGCGCTAAGCGCCTTTAAGCCCGAACTCCCCCACGGGGCCGGGCTTATCATGCTTAGCAAGGCCTACTTCACCCACTTTGCATCGGTAGTCCCCCAGCGGCTTGCAACGCTTGCCGAGGCCATGGGAGAGGAGACCTCCGCAGTACCAGAGGCTGATCGTGCCATGTTGATGGTCACGGCCCTGGAAAAACTCCAAAGGGCGTGTGGAGTCGATGAACTAAAGATGTCCGACTACGGCCTTGAGAAGGCCCAGATCCCTGCGTATGCACAAAATGCCCGTAACACCATGGGAGGACTCTTTGAAATGGACAGAGCCCCGCTGAACACGCAGGATGTCATTGCGATCTACGAGAAGGCTTACCGCTGA